The Sandaracinus amylolyticus genomic interval GCCGCGGCGCTGCCGTGCGCCGCCGTCACCGCGTGGCACGCGCTGGTCGATCACGGACGCGTCGCGGCCGGCGAGACGGTGCTCGTGCAGGGCACCGGCGGTGTGTCGATCGCCGCGCTGCAGATCGCGAAGCTGTTCGGCGCGCGCGTGATCGCGACGTCGAGCCAGGCGCACAAGCGCGAGCGGCTGCTCGCGATGGGCGCGTCCGACGTGATCGACTACACGAGCGAACGCGAGTGGGGAAAGACCGTGCGCCAGCGGACCGGCGGCGTCGGTGTCGATCACGTCGTCGAAGTGGGCGGCGCGGGCACGATGGCGCAGTCGCTGCGCGCCGTGACCAGCGGTGGCAGCGTGTACGTCATCGGCGTGCTCGCAGGCGGCGCGGAGAACCTGAGCGTGCTGCCCGTGCTGATGAACGAAGTGCGCCTGCAGGGCGTGATGGTCGGGCCGCGCGAGAGCCTCGAGGCGCTCTGCCGTGCGCTGTCCGCGCATCCCGACGTGCGCCCGGTGATCGACCGCACGTTCGACTTCCACGATGCGCCCGCTGCGCTGGCGCATCTCGCCTCGGGTGCGCACTTCGGGAAGGTCTGTCTCGCCGTCTCGTGACGTGCGAGGATGAGCGCGCTTCGTCCTTGCCTTCCGGGATTGCACGTCCGTGTCGGACGTGGAACATCGCGCGCGGTTTTCGATGGCGGCGATCGTCGAGACGTCGAAGGAGACGAAGAAGGGCGGCCGCTGGCTCGCGCTCGACCTGCTGCGCTTCTGCGCCGTCTTCCTGATGGTGCAGGGCCACACGTTCACCGAGCTGCTCGACCCCGCGGTGCGCGCCGAGCGCTGGTACCGGCACCACATGTTCGTGCACGGCTACACGGCGCCGATGTTCCTCTTCGCGTCGGGGCTGGCGTTCGGCTACACGACGTTCCGCACGTGGGACGCGAACCTGCGCCCCGGGCCCGCGCTGTGGAAGCGCTTCCGCCGCTACGGCTGGCTGCTGATCATCGGCTACGCGCTGCACCTGCCCTCGACGTCGCTCCAGGCGCTCACCAGCCTGAGCCCGGAGCGCCTCAACCGATGGCTGCAGGTCGACGTGCTGCAGCACATCGCGATCAGCCTCGCGATCTGTCAGCTGCTCGTGCTCGTGCTGCGCACCCCGCGGCGCTTCGTGATCGCGGTCGGGACGATGTTCACGTTCGTCGTCCTCGCGGCGCCCATCGTGTGGCGCTGGCAGGCGCACGAGGTCCTGCACCCGGGGATCTCGGGGTTCGTGAACAGCTCGTCGGGATCGCTCTTCCCGCTCGTGCCGTGGGCGGGCTTCACGTACGCGGGGATCCTCTGCGCGTACTTCGCCCGCAACGTCGCGCAGCCCGCGCGCGCCCTCGCGTGGCCGTTCGCGATCGTGTCCGCGCTCGTCCTGCTCGTGCCGATCGCGGTCAACCACACGCTCTGGAACCCGTACGGCATCCACGACTTCTGGAAGACGAGCCCGTACTTCTTCTTCTGGCGGCTCGGCAACGTGCTCGCGGTGCTCACGCTCCTCTGCTTCGCCGAGCGCTGGATGGAGCGCGCCGCGGTCGCGCGCGATCCGAGCTCGCTCGCCGGACGCGCGCTGAACCAGGTGCGCGTGGTCGGCCAGGAGTCGCTGATCGTCTACGTCGGCCACCTGCTCGTGCTGCACGGCTCGGTGCTCAACCGCGGCATCCGCGCGTACACCGGCGAGTCGCTCTCGCTCGGCGAGGCGACGTTCGTCGCGCTCGCGCTCTTCGTCTCGATGCTCGTGCTCGCGCGCGTGTGGCACGAGCTGAAGAAGCGCGAGGTGCGCTTCCAGGCGATGCAGCTGGCGGCCGCGAGCGCGTTCGTGTGGATGCTCGTCACCGGCTGACCTACACGCGCGACGAGCGCGACAGCGCCGCGCGCTGGGTACATCCTCCCAGGCGATGGGAGCTCACGGGCGGAGCGCGATCGCGCTCTCCGGACTCGCCGCGATCTACATCGCGACCGGTTGGGTCGGGATGGCCCTCGCGAGCACACCGGGCAACGTCTCGGCGGTGTGGCTGCCCTCGGGGATCGCGCTCGCGGCGGTCCTCGTGCTCGGCGCGCGCGTGGCGCCCGCGATCTTCGCGGGCGGCGCGCTGCTCAACGCGCTCTTCTACGCGCGCGCAGGCGTGCCGAGCGCCGAGCTGATCCTCGCGAGCACCGCGATCGGCGTGGGCTCGACGGTGCAGGCGCTGGTCGGGCGCACGCTCGTGGTGCGCTTCGCGCGCGGCCTCGATGCGCTCCGCTCGCCGAGGAGCGTCGGGCTGCTCGTCGCGTGCGCCGGTCTCGCCTGCATCGTCGCCGCGACGATCGGGACCGCCACCGTGCACGCGATGGGCGCGCAGGGCGCGATCGCGCGCACGTGGCTCACGTGGTGGCTCGGCGACTTCATGGGCGTGACGCTCGTCGTCCCGATCGTGCTCGCGTTCCGCGCGCGGCTCGTGTTCGACGTGTCGCTCGTCGAGCGTGCCGCGTACACGATCGTGCTGCTCGTCGCGATCGAGGTGCTCTTCGCGCCCCTCGGGATCGCGCCCGGGACGCGCGCGCCCTACGTCCTGCTGCCGATCTTCGTCGCGATCGCGTATCGGCTCGGGCCGCGCGACGCCGGCATCGCGACGATGCTCGCGTGGCTCGGCGCGATCGGCGCGCTCGCGCGCGGTCGCCGGCCGCTCGGGGACGTGTCGATGGATCTCGCGCTGCTCGAGATCGACGCGCTCGTCTTCGCCCTCGCGATGCCCGCGCTCGTCCTCGCGAGCGCCGAGTGGGCGCGCCGCCAGAGCGAGCGCGAGCTCGAGGGGATGCGCGACGAGCTCGAGGCGCGAGTCGCCGCGCGCACCGACGAGCTCGAGCGCGCGAACGCGGAGCTCGGCGCCGAGATCGCCGAGCGCCGCCGCACCGAGGCACGGCTCGTCGAGTCCGAGGCGCGCCTCGAGACCGCGATCGAGAGCCTCCCCTTCGACTTCTGGATCCTCGATCGCGACGAGCGCTACGTGCTCGTCAACTCGAGCGCGAAGGCGCACTGGGGCGACGCGACGGGCAAGCGCATCGTCGATCTCGACGTCGAGCCGAGCGTCCTCGCCCACTGGCGCGAGAACAACGCACGCGCGCTCGCGGGCGAGGTCGTGGTGCGGCCCGTCGAGCACGTGCATGGCGGCGTGGCGCGCCGCTACGAAGGGATCTCCGCGCCGATCCGCGTCGGCGATCGCGTCGTCGGGATCCTCGGCGCGAACGTCGACGTGACCGAGCGCGTGCGGCTCACCGAGCAGCTCGTGCGCGCGCAGAAGGTGGAGACCGTCGGTCGCCTCGCGGGTGGGGTCGCGCACGACTTCAACAACCTGCTCACGATCATCGGCAACGCGTCGGAAGCGCTCGCGCGTCGCGCGCCCGCGGGCTCGGTCGACGCCGAGCTCACGACGAGCATCATCGAGGCGACGCGCCAGGCCGCGGACCTCACGCGGCGCCTCTTGCTCTTCGCGGGGCGACACCCGGCCGACGAGCGCGTCGCGCCGCTCGACGATCTCCTCTCGACGTCGCTCGGCCTGCTGCGCCCGCTCTTCGCGGCGAACGTCGCGGTCCGCTTCGAGCACGGCGCCACGATCGCGGTGCGCTTCGATCCCACGCGCCTCGGGCAGATCCTCGTGAACCTCGCGATGAACGCGCGCGACGCGATGCCGGACGGCGGCGCGTTCACGGTGCGCACCTACGACTGCGACGTCGGCGAGGCGTGCTCCGAGCCGTGGATCGACGCGCCGCCGGCGCCCGGCCGCTACGCGATGCTCGAGGTGAGCGACACCGGCGCGGGCATGAGCGACGACGTGCGGCGCAACGCGTTCGAGCCGTTCTACACGACGAAGGGCGCCGCGCGCGGCAGCGGGCTCGGCCTCGCGAGCGTGCACGGGATCGTGCGCCAAGCGGGCGGCGCGATCGCCCTCGAGAGCGCGCCGGGACGCGGCACGACCTTCCGCATCGCGCTGCCTCCCGCGAGCGCGACCACCGCGCGCTCGACGGGGCGCTTCGCACCGGCGATCCGCTCGACGCGCGCGCACGCGGTCCACAGCACCGTGCTGCTCGTCGAGGACGACCCCGGCGTGCGCCGCACGATCGCCCGGCTCCTCGCAGATCAGGGGCATCGTGTGCTCGGAGCACACGACGTGGCGAGCGCGCGCGACATCGCATCGCGCGAGGCGTTCGACGTGCTGATCAGCGACGTCGTGATGCCCGGCGAGAGCGGTCCGACGCTGGCGCGCGAGCTCCGCGCGGCGCGCCCCGATCTGCCGGTGCTCTTCGTCTCGGCGTATGCCGCGAAGGACACCGAGGGCGTGGAGGCGCCGCTGCTCGCGAAGCCGTTCACCGCGGACGCGCTCGGGCGCGCCGTCGCGTCGGTGCTCTCGACGCTGTCGGGAAATCCCCCGTGCCCCGAGGAGCGCGGGTCGTGAGAGGATCGAAACGGGCGCGCACGTGCGAGCGCGCCGGGAGCATGGTCGGATGCGCAGCGTTGGCTTCACTGGATCCTTTTGCTTCACGGTCGCGGTGCTCGCCGCGACGCTCGCGGGCTGCGATTGCTCGGGGAACATCACCGGCGGTCAGGCGTGCACCGGCGCCGGCGCGCCCGAGGGATGCGGGCGTCCCTGCAGCGCGAGCTCGCCGTGCGGCCCCGGTCTCTACTGCGGCGACGACGGCGAGTGCACCGCCGACTGCTCGTCGACCATCACGTGCGGCGCGGGCCGCGTGTGCTCGGGCGATGGCCACTGCGTCGAGAGCGGCCTCGACGGCGCGGTGGGCGACGCGCAGCGCCCCGACGCGCTGCCCGCCGATCGCACGTGCGCGTCGGTGACGGTCGACGCGACGCGCAGCACCCCGAACGTGCTCCTGGTGATCGATCGCTCGGGCTCGATGAACGAGGACTTCGACGACGGCGACTCGCGCTGGGACGTGCTCGAGAGCGCGCTGCTCGACACGCCGGACGGAGTGATCTCGCCGCTCCAGGCGTCGGTGCGCTTCGGGTTCGCGATGTACGACGAGTCGGGCTCGCCCTCGGGCTGTCCCGACCTGATCACGGTGCCGACCGCGCTCGACAACTACGACGCGATCGAGACGGAGTACCGGATGCGCAACCCGGCCGGCGGCACGCCGACGGGCGACTCGATCCAGGCGATCCTCGGGCGGCTCGACTCGCTGATCGACGCGCCCGATCAGCCGACGGTGTTCGTGCTCGCGACCGACGGCGAGCCCGACACCTGCGAGGACGGCGACGACGAGGTGAACGGTCGCCGCGAGTCGCTCGAGGCGGTGCAGGCCGCGTACGCGCGCGACATCCGCACGTTCGTCATCAGCGTCGGCGACGACGTGGGCGCGGATCACCTGCAGCAGATCGCGAACGCGGGCATCGGCAACGCGCCCGACGAGGACATGCCCGCCGCGCCGTTCTGGGTGGCGACCGACACCGCGGGCCTGCGCACCGCGCTCGAGACGATCGTCGGCAGCGTCGTGAGCTGCGAGCTGACGCTCGAGGGCGAGATCGATCCGACGCGCGCGTGTGACGGCGAGGTGCGGCTCGGCGGCGACCCGCTGACGTGCGGGACCGACTGGGAAGCGGTCGACGCGGACACGATCCGCCTGTTGGGCGCGGCGTGTGATCGGCTGCAGCGCGGCGGTGAGGCGCTGACGGCGACGTTCCCGTGTGGGGTGATCATCATCTGAGGCGCGCGCGAGGAGCTGCCGAGCACGCGCAGGTGGCACGTGGACGAGCACGCGGGACGAGCACGTGCACGTGCACGGGTCTCTCGCGGTGCTCGGTGGCACGAGTCGGCGGGCCCCGCGCGGACGCGCTCGACGGACCTCGGGTCAGCGCTCTGCTGAGCGAGACTCTGCGATCGCCCGAGGTCGAGCCTGCGATCGACTGAGGTCGAGCCTGCGATCGACTGACCCCCTGGTGTGCGATCGACTGACCCCCTGGTATGCGATCGACTGAGCTCGACTCAGCCGAGCGGATACCCGGGGGTCAGCACCCGACTAACCCCGTTTGGCGACATCACGAAGCACGCGAAACCACTCTGGATTCTGCGAACGACCCCGCTCGATCCGGGTTCGATGCGCGCGTTCGACGCGTCGCCGCGCATCGATCACCACCGCGCCGCCGCACGCGACCGTGCTCGTGCACGTGCGCGTCCCGCGTGCCTCGTCCTCGTGCCACCTGCGCGTGCTCGGCCGTCGTCTCTCGAGCGGCCGTTCTCGCTTCACGCCGCGAGCGCGTCCTCCGCGAACACGCTCGCGAGCCCCATGATCGTGTGCTGCGGGTTCACCCCGAGGTTGCTCGGGATCACCGACGCATCCGCGACCATCAAGCCCTGATAGCCGTGCACGCGCCCGCTGCCGTCGACCACCGCGCTCGCCGGATCGCGACCCATGATCGCGCCGCCGAACAAGTGGCTGAGGATCGCGATGTACTTCTTCGGATCGAGCGGCGCGTCGTCGAGCAGTCCGACCTGATCCGCCGTCAGCTTGTACGGCATGCCCTGGATGCCCGGGATGATCGCCTTCGCGCCCGCCGCGAAGTGCTGCTTCGCGAGCAGGATCATGCCCTGCCGGAAGCGCTCCATGTCCGCGCGATCGAGGCCGTACTTCACCATCGGCTTGTCGCTGAACGGCGCGGGACGCACGGTGCCCACCGACTCCGCGCGCACCGCGTGGCACCACATCGCGATGTGCCGGTACTCGGCGAGCCGCTTCATCAGCTCGACGCCCGCGCCGGTCAGACGCGACGCGACGAGCTCGGGCGGGATCGCCAGCGTCTCGAGCTTCAGGCCCGGCTCCTTGCGGAACTGCGTCGACGCCCAGCCCTGCGTCGCACCGACGTTCATGTCGACGGGCTCGTCGTAACAGCCGAACACGCCCGTGCCCGGGTGCGCGCGGAACTGCTCTCCGATCATCTTGCTCTTCACGCCCGAGCGCGCGAGCAGCACCGGCGTGTGCGTGACCGACGCCGCGACGAACACGCCCTTGCGCGCGCGCACGAAGAACACCGCGCCCTTCGCGCGCGTCTGCGGATGCACGAAGTGACCGCGCACGCCGATCGCGCGCGTGCCCTCGAGCACGACGCGCGAGACCGGCGCGCACGAGAGCACCGTGCCGCCGCGCGCGATCGTCTCGGGGACGTAGTTGAGGTTCGTGCTCTGCTTGCGCAGCTTGCGACAGCCCTGGAGGCACTGGCCCGTGCCCTCGCAGCCCTTCACGTAGCGGCGCATGTAGTGCGAGTCCCAGCCGAGCCCCTCCGCGCCCTTCATCGCGAGCAGGTTCGACCGACCACGCGCCGCAGGCGGGACCTCCTCGACGCTCAGCTCGCGCTCGATGCGCTCCTGGTGCGCGAGCACGCGATCACGCAGACCGCCGATGCCGCGCTCCTTCTCCCACTGCGCGAAAATGTCGTCGGGCGTGCGCACGCAGATCGCGCTGTTGATGACGGTCGTGCCGCCCATCGTGCGCGCCTGCACCACGGGCCAGAACGCGCGGCCCACCGCGACGGTCGAGCCCCAGTCGTCCATCAGGTCGCGCATCGAGCCGTACGCGCTGTACGGGTAGTGCTCGCCGTCGCGCCACGCGCCGGCCTCGACGATCGCGACCTCCGCGCCGCCGCGCGCGAGCGTGACCGCCGCCGCCGCGCCGCCTGCGCCCGAGCCGACGACGACGTAGTCGACCTCGACCTCGATCGTGCCCTTGCTGCGCTCTTCGAACGCGATGTGACGCGCGCCGCTCATGCCGACCTCTGCTGCATCTCGTCGCGCGACGTCGTCAGCGCGCTCGGCGGGACGTCGCCGCTCGTGCGGAACGTGCCGGGATCCGCGGGCTGCACCGGCAGCGCGAAGCGCTTCCGCACCTCCGGGTGCCCGCCCCAGCAGAGGCCCGCCGCGAGCTTGAGCAGGAAGACCGCCTGGCGGATCAGATAGAGGTTCGTCGTCGTGATCCGATAGGCGTGCTTGTCGCGCAGCCCCGCGGGCAGGAGGAACGCGGGCAGCGGCAAGAACACCGTGAGGATCGGCGTCCAGTGGAAGACCACCGCGCCCGCGACGACGCCGAGCCACATCAAGAACGTGGTCTCGCGGCGGAAGCGACGGAGGAACTCGTCGATGTCGCAGTCCTCGGCGCCGGGGAGCGCCTCGGTCCGCGGGTACATCGCGATGATCGCGGAGCGCACGAGCCAGGTCACGTCGCACCTCTCGTTCGGCGCGCCTTTATACGCGTGTTCGCGGCGCGTAGCGAGAGGCGATTGCGACGACAACCATCGCGCGAGCCTCGACGGAGCATCGCGCCGGGCCCGGCGCTCCTCTATCATCCCGGCGATGACCGACGGGAGCCCGCGCGTCGGCGAGGTCGTCGAGAAGTACGAGATCGAAGGCGTCCTCGGTCGAGGCGGCATGGGCGCCGTCTATCGCGCGCGGCACACGCTGACCGGGCGCGCGGTCGCGCTGAAGTGGATGATCCCCGACCCCGACGCCGATGCGGCGTCGGTGCAGCGCTTCCTGCGCGAGGCGCGCGCGATGGGGCGCATCGATCACCCCAACGTCGTCGGCGTGCTCGACGTCGGCGTGAGCTCTTCTTCCGACGCAGACCAGCGCTCCGCGTTCCTCGTGATGGAGCTGCTGCGCGGCGCGTCGCTCCGCGCGTACGTCGAGCGCGAGACGAAGCTCGCGCCGAGCGAAGCGGTCGCGCTGCTCCTGCCGGCGCTCGAGGGTGTCGCGGCGGCGCATCGCGCGGGCGTGGTGCACCGCGACCTGAAGCCCGAGAACCTCTTCGTCGTGCAGAGCGAGGACGGGCGCGCGATCACGACGAAGGTGCTCGACTTCGGGATCTCGAAGCTGCACGAGCACGCCCACGCGAGCGCGCCGCAGCCCTCGATCACCCAGACCGGCACGACGATGGGCACGCCGAGCTACATGTCGCCGGAGCAGGTGCGCGGCGCGCGCGACGTCGACGCGCGCACCGATGTGTGGGCGCTCGGCGCGATCCTCTACGAGATGGTCACCGGGCGCGTGCCCTTCCGCGCCGAGACGTACGGCGCGCTGATGGTCGCGATCGTGATGGACCCGCTGGTGCCCGCGGACGTGATCGCGCCCGATCTGCCGCGCGAGCTGGCGCGGGTGATCGATCGCGCGCTCGAGAAGGATCCCGAGCAGCGCATCGCGAGCGTCGAGGCGCTGCGCGACGCGATCGCGCCGTTCGCGGGAGAGCTCGCGGGCGCGAAGGTGGCGAGCTCGGCGGAGATCGGGATCAAGCCGACGACGCCGGCACCGAAGGCGCTCGCTCCGCGCGCGAGCGTCACGCCGACGCGACCGGCGCGGCCCGACTCGGCGCGACCGCCCGAAGGCGCGGCCGAGATCCAGCTCGACAGCGCCGCCATGCGCGCGCCCGCCGCGAACGCGTCGGTGCCGCTCTCGGTGCCCGATCTCCCGGTGCGCGCGCGAGGGCGGAGCACGTCGCGCGCGATGGTCGTGGGGCTCGCGATCGCGATCGTGGTGCCGCTCGCGGCGGTGGTGCTGCACGCGATGACGCGAACGAGCGCGCCGACCGAGAGCCCGACCCGCGCCGCGGCGACCACGCCCGCGCCGATCGCGCCGGCACCGCCCGCGCCGAGCATCGAGACCGCCGCGCCCGACGCAGGCATCGCGGCGCTCGAGCCGCAGGCGGTCGAGCCCGCGCCGGCGAGCGATCCGATCGCGGTCGAGCCGGAGCCGCCCGTGCGCCCCACGCGACATCGCGGAGGTCACGCGACGCGCAGCACCACCGCGCGCCCCGAGCCTCCTGCCGCCACGACGACCACGCCGCCGACACCGCCGCGCTCGACGTCGGGGCGCACCGGCTCGCTCTCGAGGGACGAATTCTGACATGACGCACGCGCTCCGCGTCGCCGCCGCATTGATCACAGCCGTCGCTCTCTCGTCGCAGGTCGCGCACGCGCAGGACGCGACGACCACCGAGCCGCCGGAGCCGACGTCGTACGCGACGTTGATCGAAGCGGCGGTCGCGGAGTTCGGCGCAGGGCGGTTCGCCGAGGCGCGCGCGCTCTTCCGCAGCGCGCACGACGTGTACCCGAACGCGCGAACGCTGCGCGGCATCGGCATGTCGAGCTTCGAGCTCCGCGACTATCCCGCGGCGGTGCGCGCGCTGAGCGCGTCGCTCGAGGAGACGCGTCGTGCGCTCACCGACGAGCAGCGCGCGCAGGTGAACGATCTGCTGCTGCGGGCGCGCGCGTTCGTCGGGCGCTTCGTGGTGCCGATCGCGCCCGCGGGGTCGCGCTTGTACCTCGACGGCACGGGCGTCGAGGTCGCGGGCGAGTGGCCCGAGCAGGAAGGCGAGCTGCTCGTCGGCGTCGGCGATCACGAGGTCACGATCCGCGCGCCCGAGGGTCGCACCGCGCGCGCACGGCTCGTGGTGCGTGGCCGCGAGGACGAGCCGCTCGACATCGACACGAGCCCGCTCGCGCCGCCGCGCGAAGAGCCGCCGCGCGTCGAGCCCGAGCCCGCGCCGCTGGTCCCGCCGCCGGCGTACGAGCCGCCGCGCGAAGAAGGCAGCGACCCCGCGCCGTGGATCGTCGCGGGCGTGGGTGGCGCGGCGATCGTGACCGGCGCGATCCTGCTCGGCGTCGGGCTGCACGACATCTCGAGCGTCGAGAACGCGCGCATGCACACCGAGTGGAGCGCGATCAGCGACGCGAACGATCGCGCGCCGGTGCTGACCGGCGTCGGGATCGCGCTGATCGGGATCGGCACCGCGGGCGCGGTGGCCGGGATCGTGTGGGGCGCGCTCGGGGACGGCACGCGCGGGCGGGAGCGCCAGCGCGTCGAGCTGCGCGTCGGACCGACGAGCCTCGCGGTCGGAGGAAGCTTCTGATGAACGTGTCGCGCCGACTGCTCGCGGCGATCGTGCTGTCGATCGCGGGGTGCTCTCCCGACCTCCAGGGAAGCGGCTTCTATCAGTGCACCGACCGGCGCTGCCCCGACGAGCTCCCGCACTGCTGGTCGGAGGAGCCGGGCGATCCACCGCACTGCCACGACCGGCCCGAGCCTCCGCGCGACGGCGGCATGGACGCGCAGATGCCGATGACGGACGCGCAGGTGCCCGACGCGCAGACGCCGGTCGACGCGTTCGTGCCGCCCGACGCGCCGCCGCCGCGCTTCGACTACCGCGCCTGCGACGACGCGCGCCCGTGCATGGGCGGCGATCTCTGCGTGCGCAACGGCCCCGGGACCAGCGGCTACTGCGCGCCGCCCTGCACCGCGGGTCGCTGTCCGTCGTCGATGAGCGGCATGCCCGGATACTGCGGAGGCTCGCACTGTCGCGTCGGCTGCG includes:
- a CDS encoding zinc-dependent alcohol dehydrogenase family protein, giving the protein MTKAWRIEGGFGLERLALATEDDPTPGPGEVIVRTRAVSLNYRDLLVVKGSYDPRLVLPHVPCSDVCGDVIAVGPGATRVKVGDRVIGAFAQTWVAGKATHARLRSALGGAVRGVLSTEVRLRDEGVVLAPPHLTDVEAAALPCAAVTAWHALVDHGRVAAGETVLVQGTGGVSIAALQIAKLFGARVIATSSQAHKRERLLAMGASDVIDYTSEREWGKTVRQRTGGVGVDHVVEVGGAGTMAQSLRAVTSGGSVYVIGVLAGGAENLSVLPVLMNEVRLQGVMVGPRESLEALCRALSAHPDVRPVIDRTFDFHDAPAALAHLASGAHFGKVCLAVS
- a CDS encoding heparan-alpha-glucosaminide N-acetyltransferase domain-containing protein; its protein translation is MAAIVETSKETKKGGRWLALDLLRFCAVFLMVQGHTFTELLDPAVRAERWYRHHMFVHGYTAPMFLFASGLAFGYTTFRTWDANLRPGPALWKRFRRYGWLLIIGYALHLPSTSLQALTSLSPERLNRWLQVDVLQHIAISLAICQLLVLVLRTPRRFVIAVGTMFTFVVLAAPIVWRWQAHEVLHPGISGFVNSSSGSLFPLVPWAGFTYAGILCAYFARNVAQPARALAWPFAIVSALVLLVPIAVNHTLWNPYGIHDFWKTSPYFFFWRLGNVLAVLTLLCFAERWMERAAVARDPSSLAGRALNQVRVVGQESLIVYVGHLLVLHGSVLNRGIRAYTGESLSLGEATFVALALFVSMLVLARVWHELKKREVRFQAMQLAAASAFVWMLVTG
- a CDS encoding MASE1 domain-containing protein is translated as MGAHGRSAIALSGLAAIYIATGWVGMALASTPGNVSAVWLPSGIALAAVLVLGARVAPAIFAGGALLNALFYARAGVPSAELILASTAIGVGSTVQALVGRTLVVRFARGLDALRSPRSVGLLVACAGLACIVAATIGTATVHAMGAQGAIARTWLTWWLGDFMGVTLVVPIVLAFRARLVFDVSLVERAAYTIVLLVAIEVLFAPLGIAPGTRAPYVLLPIFVAIAYRLGPRDAGIATMLAWLGAIGALARGRRPLGDVSMDLALLEIDALVFALAMPALVLASAEWARRQSERELEGMRDELEARVAARTDELERANAELGAEIAERRRTEARLVESEARLETAIESLPFDFWILDRDERYVLVNSSAKAHWGDATGKRIVDLDVEPSVLAHWRENNARALAGEVVVRPVEHVHGGVARRYEGISAPIRVGDRVVGILGANVDVTERVRLTEQLVRAQKVETVGRLAGGVAHDFNNLLTIIGNASEALARRAPAGSVDAELTTSIIEATRQAADLTRRLLLFAGRHPADERVAPLDDLLSTSLGLLRPLFAANVAVRFEHGATIAVRFDPTRLGQILVNLAMNARDAMPDGGAFTVRTYDCDVGEACSEPWIDAPPAPGRYAMLEVSDTGAGMSDDVRRNAFEPFYTTKGAARGSGLGLASVHGIVRQAGGAIALESAPGRGTTFRIALPPASATTARSTGRFAPAIRSTRAHAVHSTVLLVEDDPGVRRTIARLLADQGHRVLGAHDVASARDIASREAFDVLISDVVMPGESGPTLARELRAARPDLPVLFVSAYAAKDTEGVEAPLLAKPFTADALGRAVASVLSTLSGNPPCPEERGS
- a CDS encoding vWA domain-containing protein, coding for MRSVGFTGSFCFTVAVLAATLAGCDCSGNITGGQACTGAGAPEGCGRPCSASSPCGPGLYCGDDGECTADCSSTITCGAGRVCSGDGHCVESGLDGAVGDAQRPDALPADRTCASVTVDATRSTPNVLLVIDRSGSMNEDFDDGDSRWDVLESALLDTPDGVISPLQASVRFGFAMYDESGSPSGCPDLITVPTALDNYDAIETEYRMRNPAGGTPTGDSIQAILGRLDSLIDAPDQPTVFVLATDGEPDTCEDGDDEVNGRRESLEAVQAAYARDIRTFVISVGDDVGADHLQQIANAGIGNAPDEDMPAAPFWVATDTAGLRTALETIVGSVVSCELTLEGEIDPTRACDGEVRLGGDPLTCGTDWEAVDADTIRLLGAACDRLQRGGEALTATFPCGVIII
- a CDS encoding GMC family oxidoreductase, with product MSGARHIAFEERSKGTIEVEVDYVVVGSGAGGAAAAVTLARGGAEVAIVEAGAWRDGEHYPYSAYGSMRDLMDDWGSTVAVGRAFWPVVQARTMGGTTVINSAICVRTPDDIFAQWEKERGIGGLRDRVLAHQERIERELSVEEVPPAARGRSNLLAMKGAEGLGWDSHYMRRYVKGCEGTGQCLQGCRKLRKQSTNLNYVPETIARGGTVLSCAPVSRVVLEGTRAIGVRGHFVHPQTRAKGAVFFVRARKGVFVAASVTHTPVLLARSGVKSKMIGEQFRAHPGTGVFGCYDEPVDMNVGATQGWASTQFRKEPGLKLETLAIPPELVASRLTGAGVELMKRLAEYRHIAMWCHAVRAESVGTVRPAPFSDKPMVKYGLDRADMERFRQGMILLAKQHFAAGAKAIIPGIQGMPYKLTADQVGLLDDAPLDPKKYIAILSHLFGGAIMGRDPASAVVDGSGRVHGYQGLMVADASVIPSNLGVNPQHTIMGLASVFAEDALAA
- a CDS encoding serine/threonine-protein kinase yields the protein MTDGSPRVGEVVEKYEIEGVLGRGGMGAVYRARHTLTGRAVALKWMIPDPDADAASVQRFLREARAMGRIDHPNVVGVLDVGVSSSSDADQRSAFLVMELLRGASLRAYVERETKLAPSEAVALLLPALEGVAAAHRAGVVHRDLKPENLFVVQSEDGRAITTKVLDFGISKLHEHAHASAPQPSITQTGTTMGTPSYMSPEQVRGARDVDARTDVWALGAILYEMVTGRVPFRAETYGALMVAIVMDPLVPADVIAPDLPRELARVIDRALEKDPEQRIASVEALRDAIAPFAGELAGAKVASSAEIGIKPTTPAPKALAPRASVTPTRPARPDSARPPEGAAEIQLDSAAMRAPAANASVPLSVPDLPVRARGRSTSRAMVVGLAIAIVVPLAAVVLHAMTRTSAPTESPTRAAATTPAPIAPAPPAPSIETAAPDAGIAALEPQAVEPAPASDPIAVEPEPPVRPTRHRGGHATRSTTARPEPPAATTTTPPTPPRSTSGRTGSLSRDEF
- a CDS encoding tetratricopeptide repeat protein, producing MTHALRVAAALITAVALSSQVAHAQDATTTEPPEPTSYATLIEAAVAEFGAGRFAEARALFRSAHDVYPNARTLRGIGMSSFELRDYPAAVRALSASLEETRRALTDEQRAQVNDLLLRARAFVGRFVVPIAPAGSRLYLDGTGVEVAGEWPEQEGELLVGVGDHEVTIRAPEGRTARARLVVRGREDEPLDIDTSPLAPPREEPPRVEPEPAPLVPPPAYEPPREEGSDPAPWIVAGVGGAAIVTGAILLGVGLHDISSVENARMHTEWSAISDANDRAPVLTGVGIALIGIGTAGAVAGIVWGALGDGTRGRERQRVELRVGPTSLAVGGSF